A genomic segment from Candidatus Baltobacteraceae bacterium encodes:
- a CDS encoding TlpA disulfide reductase family protein — protein MLRAGLTTLAAAALLTGCASTAHGASSQSAPPSVAHVGRPAPAWSEPAVPSGTLSLASLHGKAVYLNFFASWCPPCNEEAPTLNALQKQYGPRGLQVVGVDVLENARKAEQFRSDHKLAYPAVVDDGTLRNQYDVNGLPVHVFIDRSGVVRDVVVGELSATDMRDHVLKLLR, from the coding sequence ATGTTACGAGCCGGCCTCACGACATTGGCAGCGGCGGCCCTCTTGACGGGGTGCGCCTCGACGGCGCACGGCGCTTCGAGCCAATCCGCGCCCCCGAGCGTCGCGCACGTGGGGCGGCCCGCCCCCGCCTGGAGCGAACCGGCCGTGCCTTCGGGAACCCTGTCGCTTGCCTCGCTCCACGGGAAAGCGGTCTATTTAAACTTCTTTGCAAGCTGGTGCCCGCCGTGCAACGAAGAGGCGCCCACGCTCAATGCATTACAGAAACAATATGGGCCCCGCGGCTTGCAAGTCGTCGGCGTCGACGTTTTGGAAAACGCTCGTAAGGCCGAGCAGTTTCGCTCGGATCACAAGCTTGCGTACCCGGCCGTCGTCGACGACGGAACGTTGCGCAATCAATACGACGTCAACGGTTTGCCCGTGCACGTCTTCATCGACCGCAGCGGCGTCGTGCGCGACGTCGTCGTCGGCGAGCTCTCGGCGACCGACATGCGCGACCACGTCTTGAAACTGCTCCGTTGA
- the ribF gene encoding riboflavin biosynthesis protein RibF, which yields MEVLHQLSRSGERPLALAIGFFDGFHRGHREIARQTLRTRKPGWRSGVLTFANHPSSVLRPGNEPPLLCTPEERIALFGEAGFEECFWIRFDERVSHLSPQAFLDVLVDELGARAVAVGSTFRFGHKRAGDTLLMEEYFRRRNVGFVSVPNVVDDDGRISSTRIRGLVAAGELGIADRLLEGTGYGIRGTVEIGAGRGHALGFPTANLRPPAKLLPKDGVYSAVARYDGRDYAALVSIGTNPQFDGKQRTVEAWLRDFHGTIYGREVALRELRFVRDQARFGSVDELMEQMRRDLQAVAFPSYG from the coding sequence ATGGAAGTGCTCCATCAGCTTTCGCGCAGCGGAGAGCGGCCGCTCGCGCTGGCAATCGGTTTCTTCGACGGGTTTCATCGGGGACACCGCGAGATCGCGCGACAGACGCTGCGCACGCGCAAGCCGGGATGGCGCAGCGGCGTCCTGACGTTTGCAAATCATCCGTCGTCGGTGTTGCGTCCGGGAAACGAGCCGCCGCTCTTATGCACGCCCGAAGAACGCATCGCGTTGTTCGGCGAGGCGGGTTTTGAAGAATGTTTTTGGATTCGCTTCGACGAGCGCGTCTCGCACCTTTCGCCGCAGGCCTTTCTCGACGTGCTCGTCGACGAGTTGGGCGCGCGCGCGGTAGCGGTGGGCTCGACATTCCGTTTCGGTCACAAGCGCGCCGGCGACACGCTCCTGATGGAAGAATACTTTCGCCGTCGCAACGTGGGCTTCGTTTCGGTGCCCAACGTAGTCGACGACGACGGGCGCATCTCGAGCACGCGAATTCGCGGGCTCGTCGCCGCGGGCGAACTCGGCATCGCCGATCGCCTCCTGGAGGGCACCGGGTACGGCATCCGAGGTACGGTTGAAATCGGAGCGGGACGCGGGCACGCGCTGGGGTTCCCTACTGCAAACCTTCGTCCGCCGGCGAAGTTGTTGCCCAAGGACGGCGTGTATTCGGCGGTGGCGCGCTACGACGGACGCGATTACGCGGCGCTCGTCTCGATCGGAACCAACCCGCAGTTCGACGGAAAGCAGCGGACGGTCGAAGCGTGGCTGCGCGATTTTCACGGAACCATCTACGGGCGCGAGGTCGCGTTGCGGGAACTGCGTTTCGTGCGCGACCAAGCGCGCTTCGGCAGCGTTGACGAATTGATGGAGCAGATGCGAAGGGATCTTCAGGCAGTGGCCTTCCCCAGTTACGGCTAA
- the truB gene encoding tRNA pseudouridine(55) synthase TruB, producing the protein MLGFVNVFKSAGPTSAHVVARLRRMYGIYARDRKIAVGHLGTLDPQAAGVLPIAVGKATRLIPMLTDQRKMYACTLTFGRSTTTQDALGETLEAANVPSDWRKRLEAVLPRFVGKIEQIPPMFSAVHHEGKRLYELARQGATVERRPRQATVYAVTVLGTEEPATARLRVACGEGTYVRTLCHDIGEAMGVPAHMSSLVREASGPFVLYEARTLEEIAAEPQRALIAPEHIIPFPTIVLDLRGSADFRAGRVVPLPDGAAARHVFVRDESRTLVGVGEAHGALLAPRKVFV; encoded by the coding sequence ATGCTCGGTTTCGTCAACGTCTTTAAGTCCGCGGGCCCGACCTCGGCGCACGTCGTCGCACGGCTGCGCCGAATGTACGGAATTTACGCGCGCGATCGTAAGATCGCCGTCGGACATCTCGGCACGCTCGATCCGCAGGCGGCCGGCGTTCTCCCGATTGCGGTCGGCAAAGCCACACGTTTGATACCCATGCTCACCGACCAGCGTAAGATGTACGCGTGTACGCTAACGTTCGGGCGCTCGACGACAACGCAGGACGCGCTGGGCGAAACGCTCGAGGCGGCGAACGTGCCGAGCGATTGGCGCAAGCGCCTCGAGGCCGTGTTGCCGCGATTCGTCGGCAAAATCGAGCAGATCCCGCCGATGTTTTCGGCCGTGCATCACGAGGGGAAGCGTCTCTACGAACTGGCTCGTCAAGGCGCAACCGTCGAGCGTCGCCCTCGGCAAGCGACCGTTTACGCCGTCACCGTGCTCGGTACCGAAGAACCCGCCACCGCGCGCCTGCGCGTTGCCTGCGGCGAAGGAACGTACGTCCGAACGCTCTGCCACGACATCGGTGAGGCGATGGGCGTTCCGGCGCACATGAGCTCGCTGGTGCGCGAAGCATCGGGTCCGTTCGTGCTCTACGAAGCGCGCACCCTGGAAGAGATCGCCGCCGAACCGCAGCGCGCCTTGATCGCGCCCGAACACATCATTCCGTTTCCGACGATCGTTCTCGATCTGCGGGGCTCCGCCGATTTTCGCGCCGGACGCGTCGTCCCGCTCCCGGACGGTGCGGCGGCTCGCCACGTCTTCGTTCGCGACGAGTCGCGAACGCTCGTCGGCGTGGGCGAAGCGCACGGGGCGCTGCTGGCTCCGCGCAAGGTATTCGTGTGA
- a CDS encoding bifunctional oligoribonuclease/PAP phosphatase NrnA, protein MIESTANASTTQQVVDELRARPAFVMVSHVKPDGDTLGAGLALGLVLKKIGKRVAYFQQDPVPRNLRFLPDSELVARELPADLPPDTLYVFCDMSDYKRAGEFLPAMQRENMLDIDHHLGNSMFGKLNYVLEKECSTGTVVMHLLRALDVPMDRDIATCILTTIMTDTGGFMHSNATPDALELAAELMRAGANKEEITEEVFLKKRVAATRLLGRIVDAMQFGHDGRYCYSYVDDAMLEQTGADGEDTEDVVNVLRGQEGVEVAALFKAIDGEIRVSLRSSGRVNVQAAAARLGGGGHFRASGLTCRGTLQQGIADVDAALTAEGL, encoded by the coding sequence ATGATCGAAAGCACAGCCAACGCCTCCACTACGCAGCAGGTCGTCGACGAGCTGCGCGCGCGTCCGGCGTTCGTGATGGTGAGTCACGTGAAGCCGGACGGCGACACGCTGGGCGCGGGACTCGCGCTCGGGCTGGTGCTCAAGAAAATCGGCAAACGCGTTGCGTACTTCCAGCAAGATCCCGTGCCGAGGAATTTGCGCTTCCTTCCGGATAGCGAGCTCGTCGCACGCGAGCTGCCGGCCGACTTGCCGCCCGATACGCTCTACGTTTTTTGCGATATGAGCGACTACAAGCGAGCCGGTGAGTTCTTGCCGGCGATGCAGCGCGAGAACATGCTCGACATCGACCACCATCTCGGAAACTCGATGTTCGGTAAGCTCAACTACGTGCTGGAAAAAGAGTGTTCGACCGGCACGGTCGTGATGCACCTCCTTCGGGCTCTCGACGTTCCGATGGATCGCGATATCGCGACGTGCATCCTTACGACGATCATGACCGATACGGGCGGATTCATGCACTCCAACGCGACCCCCGACGCGCTGGAGCTGGCGGCCGAGCTCATGCGGGCCGGAGCGAACAAAGAAGAGATCACCGAAGAGGTATTCCTCAAGAAACGCGTTGCCGCAACGCGGCTCCTCGGCCGCATCGTCGATGCGATGCAGTTCGGTCACGACGGACGCTATTGTTACTCGTACGTCGACGACGCGATGCTGGAACAGACGGGCGCCGACGGTGAGGATACCGAGGACGTGGTCAACGTGCTGCGCGGGCAAGAAGGCGTCGAAGTCGCCGCACTCTTTAAAGCGATCGACGGCGAGATTCGCGTGAGCCTGCGATCGAGCGGCCGCGTGAACGTGCAGGCCGCAGCCGCGCGTCTAGGAGGCGGCGGCCACTTCCGCGCGTCGGGCCTAACGTGTCGCGGAACGCTGCAGCAGGGAATCGCAGACGTCGATGCGGCGCTGACCGCCGAAGGGTTGTGA
- the rbfA gene encoding 30S ribosome-binding factor RbfA → MKQQRLAKIDHEIQRILGTLISQELQDPRLAFVTVTRAEVTDDLRHCKVFVSVIGDRNAARKSLDALTHASGFLRGELGRKIDLRHTPELNFVEDRSAERAIALAKTLREDAEAHQ, encoded by the coding sequence ATGAAGCAGCAGAGATTGGCGAAGATCGATCACGAAATTCAGCGGATACTCGGGACGCTGATTTCGCAGGAGCTGCAGGATCCGCGGCTCGCGTTCGTCACGGTGACGCGCGCCGAGGTGACCGACGATTTGCGGCATTGCAAGGTGTTCGTCTCCGTGATCGGCGACCGCAACGCGGCGCGCAAGTCGCTCGACGCGCTTACGCACGCGAGCGGGTTTCTGCGCGGCGAGCTGGGCCGCAAGATCGACTTACGCCACACGCCCGAATTGAACTTCGTTGAAGATCGTTCCGCGGAACGCGCCATCGCATTGGCGAAGACGCTGCGCGAGGACGCCGAGGCGCACCAATGA
- the infB gene encoding translation initiation factor IF-2 yields MPIPQLRPVPAGQSSIARRQPPPPTTTASASPGPRTGLPGRPGVAPRPGQAMPGQGGKAPAGPLRPAQPPAVAPGRRHAGNGPFRPLAPGARPIAPHPGVAATDAPAPSTGGRPGGHVRTHEDKAAAKKDREKELLLEKERHRKKKGEHAAPAAPPRALETIEIPDLLTVQELATSMIVPVKDVITELIKMGTMATINQNISSDVATQVAKKFGFNAVVKEAGEEVTVEQEEDKPEMMTARPPVVTVLGHVDHGKTSLLDKIRVANVAAGEAGGITQKIGAYTVERNDRKITFVDTPGHEAFTAMRARGAKVTDVAILVVAADDGVMPQTKEAIAHVKAANVPIVVAINKIDKDNAQPDRVKQQLVEQGLQPVDWGGNIEMVPVSARSGEGIDHLLDTVLLEADIRELRANKNRRATGVVIESALHRGRGAVATVLVQNGTLRVGDIVVVGGTYGKVRALIDDKGKQVKKAGPSIPVEIMGLSDVPSAGDTMTVVSDDRVARETAEKRATRRRDVRISATGSQRVSLETFMSMPVEGRKTLNLILKADGQGSLEALRARMESLSNDDVDIRVIHGGVGAISPNDVNLASASNAVLIGFNIRPDETARRLSENEGVDLRFYQVIYEIEEDLKKAMRGMLAPIEREVTLGRAEVRQVFKVSKVGTIVGCYITSGKITRNAKARVIRDAAVVFDGEVESLRRFKDDVREVAEGFECGIQIARFQDLKEGDVIEAYAMEHVAPELVRA; encoded by the coding sequence GTGCCGATTCCGCAGTTACGTCCGGTTCCGGCCGGCCAGTCCAGTATTGCCCGGCGTCAGCCCCCGCCGCCGACCACCACGGCTTCCGCTTCGCCCGGTCCGCGAACCGGATTGCCCGGCCGTCCCGGCGTCGCTCCGCGCCCCGGGCAAGCCATGCCCGGACAGGGCGGCAAAGCTCCGGCCGGCCCGCTGCGTCCGGCACAGCCTCCGGCGGTCGCACCCGGCCGTCGCCATGCCGGCAACGGTCCGTTCCGGCCGCTGGCTCCCGGCGCGCGTCCGATTGCGCCCCATCCCGGCGTTGCGGCAACCGATGCGCCCGCCCCGTCGACCGGCGGCCGCCCCGGCGGCCACGTACGCACGCACGAAGACAAGGCGGCGGCGAAAAAGGATCGCGAAAAAGAACTGCTGCTCGAAAAAGAGCGCCACCGTAAGAAGAAGGGCGAACACGCCGCGCCGGCCGCGCCGCCGCGGGCGCTCGAGACCATCGAGATTCCCGACCTGCTCACCGTGCAAGAGCTCGCGACGTCGATGATCGTTCCGGTTAAAGACGTCATTACCGAGCTCATCAAGATGGGCACGATGGCGACGATCAACCAAAACATCTCGAGCGACGTTGCCACGCAAGTCGCCAAGAAATTCGGTTTCAACGCGGTCGTCAAAGAGGCCGGCGAAGAAGTCACGGTCGAGCAAGAGGAAGACAAGCCCGAGATGATGACGGCGCGTCCGCCCGTCGTTACGGTGCTCGGTCACGTCGATCACGGTAAGACGTCGCTGCTCGACAAGATTCGTGTCGCGAACGTGGCCGCCGGCGAAGCGGGCGGCATCACGCAGAAGATCGGCGCGTACACCGTCGAGCGCAACGATCGTAAGATCACCTTCGTCGATACGCCGGGTCACGAAGCGTTTACCGCGATGCGCGCGCGCGGTGCGAAAGTCACCGACGTCGCGATCCTCGTGGTCGCCGCCGACGACGGCGTCATGCCGCAAACGAAGGAAGCGATCGCGCACGTCAAGGCCGCGAACGTTCCGATCGTCGTCGCGATCAACAAGATCGACAAAGACAACGCGCAACCCGACCGCGTCAAGCAGCAACTCGTCGAACAGGGTCTGCAGCCGGTCGATTGGGGCGGGAACATCGAAATGGTTCCGGTGTCGGCCAGGAGCGGCGAAGGTATCGACCATTTGCTCGATACCGTGCTGCTCGAAGCCGACATTCGGGAGCTGCGCGCGAACAAGAATCGCCGCGCGACCGGAGTGGTCATCGAATCGGCGCTCCACCGTGGGCGCGGCGCCGTTGCCACGGTACTCGTGCAGAACGGCACGCTGCGCGTCGGCGACATCGTCGTGGTGGGCGGCACCTACGGCAAAGTTCGAGCGCTCATCGACGACAAAGGCAAGCAAGTCAAGAAGGCGGGTCCGTCGATTCCCGTCGAGATCATGGGTCTTTCCGACGTTCCGTCGGCGGGGGACACGATGACGGTCGTCAGCGACGACCGCGTCGCTCGCGAAACCGCCGAGAAGCGCGCGACGCGGCGCCGCGACGTGCGTATTTCCGCGACGGGTTCGCAGCGCGTTTCGCTCGAGACGTTCATGTCGATGCCGGTCGAAGGCCGCAAGACGCTCAACCTCATCCTCAAAGCCGACGGGCAAGGTTCGCTCGAAGCGTTGCGCGCGCGCATGGAATCGCTCAGCAACGACGACGTGGACATTCGCGTCATTCACGGCGGCGTGGGTGCGATCTCGCCCAACGACGTCAATCTGGCCAGTGCGTCCAACGCCGTACTCATCGGCTTCAACATCCGGCCCGACGAAACGGCGCGGCGTCTCTCCGAGAACGAAGGCGTCGATCTGCGGTTCTATCAGGTCATCTACGAAATCGAAGAAGATCTCAAAAAGGCGATGCGCGGCATGCTCGCGCCCATCGAGCGCGAAGTCACGCTCGGTCGCGCGGAAGTGCGTCAAGTCTTCAAGGTCAGCAAGGTCGGCACGATCGTCGGTTGCTACATCACGAGCGGAAAGATCACGCGCAACGCCAAGGCGCGCGTGATTCGCGATGCGGCGGTCGTCTTCGACGGCGAGGTCGAAAGCCTGCGCCGCTTCAAGGACGACGTTCGCGAGGTCGCCGAGGGCTTCGAGTGCGGCATCCAAATCGCGCGCTTCCAAGACCTCAAAGAAGGCGACGTCATCGAGGCCTACGCCATGGAGCACGTCGCTCCGGAACTGGTTAGAGCATGA
- the nusA gene encoding transcription termination factor NusA: protein MATDTATDEKLIDVLHSIAKERNISFEMLLEALEAALLTAYKRHFGTESNAIVMVDRQTGAYRVYHRRTVVEEVADPKLEIAVKKAKAPYQVGDFYDEEVTPKDFGRIAAQTAKQVIVQRIREAERDTVYNKYVRKLNDLVTGTVQRYEQRNMYITLEGRDEAVMYLDEQVPGESYRINDFIRAYVLDVKKSPKGPQVILSRSAEGLVQRLLELEVPEIADGTVEIMAIARDAGSRSKVAVKSNRPEVDPLGACLGPKSSRIANVTDNLRGEKVDIIRYESDPSNFIMQALQPAKVIGVELFEDDGVALVIVPDYQLSLAIGRDGQNVRLAARLTGWRLDITSETESAEARERYMAERAERMAETPGEETAEPVSALDVDIDPELIRKLEEFRRERLTTDEA, encoded by the coding sequence ATGGCAACAGACACGGCAACTGACGAGAAACTCATCGACGTTCTCCACTCGATCGCCAAAGAGCGCAACATCTCGTTCGAGATGCTGCTCGAGGCGCTCGAAGCGGCACTGTTAACGGCGTACAAACGGCACTTCGGCACCGAGTCCAACGCGATCGTCATGGTCGATCGTCAGACCGGCGCCTATCGCGTCTACCACCGCCGCACCGTCGTCGAGGAGGTCGCCGATCCAAAACTCGAGATCGCGGTAAAAAAGGCGAAGGCGCCGTATCAAGTCGGGGATTTCTACGACGAAGAGGTCACGCCCAAAGATTTCGGCCGCATCGCCGCGCAGACGGCCAAGCAAGTCATCGTGCAGCGGATCCGTGAGGCCGAGCGCGACACCGTGTACAACAAGTACGTGCGTAAGCTCAACGATCTGGTCACCGGAACGGTGCAGCGGTACGAGCAGCGCAACATGTACATCACGCTCGAAGGCCGCGACGAAGCCGTGATGTACCTCGACGAGCAAGTTCCCGGAGAGTCGTACCGGATCAACGACTTCATTCGCGCGTACGTTCTCGACGTCAAGAAATCGCCGAAGGGACCGCAAGTCATTCTGTCACGCTCGGCCGAGGGGCTCGTGCAGCGCTTGCTGGAGCTCGAAGTTCCGGAGATCGCCGACGGTACCGTGGAAATCATGGCAATCGCGCGCGACGCGGGCAGCCGCTCGAAGGTTGCGGTGAAGAGCAATCGCCCCGAAGTCGATCCGCTCGGCGCGTGTCTCGGACCGAAGTCGAGCCGCATCGCCAACGTTACCGACAACCTGCGCGGGGAGAAGGTCGACATCATTCGCTACGAGTCCGATCCGTCGAACTTCATCATGCAAGCGCTGCAGCCCGCCAAGGTCATCGGCGTCGAGTTGTTTGAAGACGACGGCGTCGCATTGGTAATCGTTCCCGATTATCAGTTGTCGCTGGCGATCGGCCGCGACGGTCAAAACGTTCGCTTAGCAGCGCGGTTGACCGGATGGCGTCTCGACATCACCAGCGAGACCGAATCGGCCGAAGCGCGCGAGCGCTACATGGCCGAGCGCGCGGAACGCATGGCCGAAACGCCGGGCGAAGAGACGGCCGAACCGGTTTCGGCGCTCGACGTCGACATCGATCCGGAGCTCATCCGCAAACTCGAGGAGTTCCGCCGCGAACGGCTCACCACCGACGAAGCCTAA